From the Garra rufa chromosome 17, GarRuf1.0, whole genome shotgun sequence genome, one window contains:
- the LOC141289185 gene encoding sodium-dependent neutral amino acid transporter B(0)AT1-like isoform X1, with product MKLKLKLPNPGLDDRIPSHAELEKLEVEEAGERPQWDNKTQYMLTCVGFCVGLGNVWRFPYLCQSHGGGAFMIPFLILLVLEGIPLLHLEFAIGQRLRKGSVGVWRSINPYLVGVGIASMLVSFMVGMYYNTIIAWVMWYFFNSFQDPLPWSQCPINENRTGFVSECERSSPVDYFWYRKTLNTTPAIDETGGLQWWIVLCLFCAWTLLWVCCLRGIETTGKAVYVTSTLPYVVLTIFLIRGLTLKGSVSGIKFLFTPDMDELLNPSTWLDAGAQVFYSFSLAFGGLISFSSYNSVHNNCEQDAVIISTINGVTSIYAAIVIYSIIGFRATERFDDCVNGNILTLMNTFDLPEGNITETNYDNFIQHLNSTAPDVFQELNLKTCDMQTLLSQGVEGTGLAFIVFTEAITKMPISPLWSVLFFIMLFCLGLSTMFGSVEGVVAPLQDLNILPKRWPKEVYTGLVCFFSFALAIIFAQGSGEYWLALFDSFAGSIPLLIIAFCEMMAVSYIYGIDRFNDDIKFMIGHKPNFFWQATWRVISPLIVLVIFLFYFVTKVNQKLTYIAWDPESENFPTLSTLSYPNWIYGIIFILSGVPALVIPAVALYKLIRNRCCGKEEKDTHLQPVYSISDKIQMPDETDKISRKSLD from the exons ATGAAGCTGAAGCTGAAGCTCCCGAACCCGGGTCTGGATGACCGGATCCCGTCTCACGCAGAGCTGGAGAAGCTGGAGGTGGAGGAGGCTGGAGAGCGGCCGCAGTGGGACAACAAAACCCAATATATGCTGACCTGTGTGGGCTTCTGCGTGGGGCTGGGGAACGTCTGGAGGTTCCCATACCTCTGCCAGAGCCACGGAGGAG GAGCATTCATGATCCCGTTCCTGATTCTCCTGGTTCTGGAGGGAATCCCACTGCTGCATCTGGAGTTTGCCATCGGCCAGAGACTGAGGAAGGGAAGCGTCGGCGTCTGGAGATCCATCAACCCGTATTTAGTCGGCGTCG GCATTGCCTCCATGCTGGTGTCCTTCATGGTGGGGATGTACTACAACACCATCATCGCCTGGGTCATGTGGTACTTCTTCAACTCATTTCAGGACCCTTTACCCTGGAGTCAGTGTCCCATCAATGAAAACCGGACAG GGTTCGTGTCTGAATGTGAGCGCAGTTCTCCAGTGGATTATTTCTGGTACAGAAAGACGCTGAACACAACGCCTGCGATCGATGAGACTGGAGGTCTGCAGTGGTGGATTGTCTTGTGTCTATTCTGTGCCTGGACTCTGCTGTGGGTTTGCTGTCTGAGGGGCATCGAGACCACCGGAAAG GCCGTGTATGTGACGTCCACGCTGCCGTATGTGGTCCTGACCATCTTCCTGATCAGAGGACTGACGCTCAAAGGCTCCGTCAGCGGAATCAAGTTCCTCTTCACTCCTGAC ATGGACGAGCTGCTGAATCCGTCGACGTGGCTGGACGCGGGAGCGCAGGTGTTTTACTCGTTCTCTCTGGCGTTTGGAGGACTCATCTCATTCTCCAGCTACAACTCGGTCCA TAATAACTGTGAGCAGGATGCGGTCATCATCTCCACAATAAACGGCGTCACGTCCATTTACGCCGCCATCGTCATTTACTCCATCATCGGCTTCAGAGCCACTGAGAGGTTCGACGACTGTGTCAACGG TAACATCCTGACGCTGATGAACACGTTCGATCTGCCGGAGGGAAACATCACCGAGACCAACTACGACAATTTCATTCAGCATCTCAACAGCACAGCACCAGACGTCTTTCAGGAGCTCAACCTGAAGACCTGCGACATGCAGACGCTCCTCAGTCAG GGAGTCGAGGGAACCGGTCTGGCCTTCATCGTGTTCACTGAGGCCATCACTAAGATGCCCATCTCTCCTCTGTGGTCAGTGCTGTTCTTCATCATGCTCTTCTGTTTGGGATTGTCCACCATGTTCGGCAGCGTCGAAGGAGTCGTGGCACCACTGCAGGACCTCAACATCCTACCGAAGCGCTGGCCGAAGGAGGTCTACACAG GTCTGGTGTGTTTCTTCTCGTTCGCTCTGGCGATCATCTTCGCTCAGGGTTCGGGTGAATACTGGCTGGCTCTGTTCGACAGTTTCGCCGGATCCATTCCTTTGCTCATCATCGCCTTCTGTGAGATGATGGCTGTATCCTACATTTATGGGATCGACAG ATTCAACGACGATATCAAGTTTATGATCGGTCACAAGCCCAACTTCTTCTGGCAGGCCACATGGAGAGTCATCAGTCCACTCATAGTGCTGGTCATCTTCCTCTTCTACTTTGTCACCAAAGTCAATCAAAAGCTGACCTACATCGCCTGGGACCCAGAGTCT GAGAATTTCCCCACGCTGTCAACGCTGTCGTATCCGAACTGGATTTACGGCATCATCTTCATTCTGTCAGGTGTTCCTGCGCTGGTCATTCCTGCGGTCGCTCTCTACAAACTCATCAGAAACCGCTGCTGCGGTAAAGAGGAGAAAGACACTCACTTACAGCCGGTTTACTCCATATCTGACAAAATACAGATGCCTGACGAAACTGACAAGATCTCACGCAAATCACTCGACTAA